The genomic DNA ATATGCCTTGACCGTAAGTTACTAAAATAGCGTTTCCTTCTCAAGTATACGTATCTTCAACGGTTGGAAGTATGTTAAAACTTGATCTTCATGTACATTCGCAATACTCAGAAGATGGGAGTGGGACACCACAACAACTGATTGATCACGTACAAAAAAAAGGTTTACAGGGAATCGCAATAACAGATCACAATACTCTCGAAGGAAGTTTACAAGCTCGAAAACTTGCTCCCAAAGATTTCGTTGTTATTCCTGGAATTGAGATTTCAACAACTGATGGTCATATGATTGCATTAAATGTTACTTCTTCGATTGCAGCGCATAAATCCGTTGAAGAAACCGTTGATTTGATTCTTGACCATGGTGGTATTCCTGTTGTTCCCCACGTTTTCCGGAATATGTCTGGGATCAAAAAAGATAAACTCAATAAAATTAAATCAAAAATATCAGTTATCGAAGTGTTTAATGGTTGCAGCCTGCCCAAAACGAATCTGAAAACTGCGCACCTTGCTCGAAAATATGCTTTTGGAGGAACGGGCGGGAGTGATGCTCATGATCCGATCTATGCAGGTTTCGCTTACACAACTGTTGATACCACAGCAATCGATGCAGACACTATTATTGCCGAGATCGTAAAGAAGAAAACCTGGGGAGAAGGTACAACGATGCCGCTTTCTTATCGGCGTGATCGAATGGC from Candidatus Thermoplasmatota archaeon includes the following:
- a CDS encoding CehA/McbA family metallohydrolase yields the protein MLKLDLHVHSQYSEDGSGTPQQLIDHVQKKGLQGIAITDHNTLEGSLQARKLAPKDFVVIPGIEISTTDGHMIALNVTSSIAAHKSVEETVDLILDHGGIPVVPHVFRNMSGIKKDKLNKIKSKISVIEVFNGCSLPKTNLKTAHLARKYAFGGTGGSDAHDPIYAGFAYTTVDTTAIDADTIIAEIVKKKTWGEGTTMPLSYRRDRMALSIKQFFTRGFKRI